The Drosophila sechellia strain sech25 chromosome 2R, ASM438219v1, whole genome shotgun sequence nucleotide sequence atttaagaaGGCTGAACAACACACACTATTTTCACTCAACTAGTTAGGATTAGTTTGAACTCAAACTTAGTGTTTGGTATAGACCACATTGGCTGGGGCTGGCTGACCGGCATAAAAAGCGGAGTTCACGCCATCATCTATAAGAAATGTTTCATAAATCGGAgctattatatatatatatggagtATAGATACTTACAGGTGATCACGGGACGGAAGCCATTAGCATCAGCCAAGTACTTGACTCCCACTCGCAGACCCTCGGGTGTGATAAACGAATAGGCACCCTCCActtgctcctcctgctgctggttGCCAATGTTCACTGGCACTCCCCGCTCCTCTCCATGGATGCCGTTCTCCGTCTCATAGTTGTAGGAATAGGAACCGGCTCCGTAGTTCGCATCATTGTTTTGTTCCACAATTCTAGCCTGGGCAGCAGCGATATAGGGATTGTATTTCTTGTAGAAGCCATCGTAAAAACGGCGAAGATTGTAGAGATCGCGGTTCCTGTAGTAGAGATCCCTGTAGTAGGGATTGCGCAGATAGGGATTGTACTGGGGCTGTCCCTCACAGGCGATGGCAGCCAGGGTGAGCACAAAAAGGCAGGAGAACTGAAAGCACTCGCAAAATGAGATCACATCACTTGCTGGATATATCAATAAATGGTTTTACCAGCTTCAAAGACATTTCGATTTTGGCAACTTTCAACGATGATCTGTCCGACAGAACTGTAACAGCTTCCGTGGCATTCGGATCATTTTATAACCAACTTTTAATCGCAACCAGACCATTTTGCATAAGCATCAAATTTCAGTCCATAAAATTCATTGTATTCGGCCAAAAAGGCTTTCGGGCCAGGGAGCTTGACAGTTTCCGTTTAGAATTTAGATTGGATTTTTTATAATTCGCGTATCTTTTGAttgtataattaaaacaaagatACAACGATATAGGCTAGTGTAGcgactattagatacccgTTAATGATATAGTGAAGCGCTAGATAGATTTCTATAGATAGATTGGTAAATCGGGTACGGAAGCACGCAAAAATCGAAGAATTACCTTAGCATTTCAATGAACTTAGTCTTTATAGTCAAATTTTATAGAGCAGATCCCAGCATCtatacggacagacagacggacagtcggacggacatggccagaatGACTGGGCTAGTTGGTCAGAAACACTTCCTtttacctgttacatacttttcaaggagtctagtatacccttttactctacgattAACAGGTATAATTAAGAGCAACTTTGCGATGGCCTGAAAGTAGCCGACAAACTGACAAAAGGCACAGTTGGGGGCGCTAAGTGTTTATTCGTGTTCAACCATATGAAGATATAAATgctaatatttgttttagacATATTTTGCATTATAAGTAGTGAAATTCGAGTAGTTAGTGAACAAATTAACTGAAACCGTCCTTTATTTTCCGACCACTTTGTCTTACGTGATTGTAAAATGTCGGATTAGTTAACTTTCGCAACACGCAAGTCGTTTCTaacaaaaatatgtaattacaatttaaaaatttactCATTTGGATAATCGCTTGTATGCTTACCAATTTTGAAACTACATTTGTATTAATATTTGTGTTTGCCTCAACTTAATTGTGTCgaatataatttattgtttCCATCAGAGATTGAGGCGAATAAAGCATGAATGAGCAACGGAGGAGACCCGGGCACTTGAATGAATTTGAATGAAGTTGGAAATAAGTTGTCTGCGGAGAAGATATGAATATTGGAGTGGAGGGAAGTAGCCGGAGGATCGGGGGAAGCCATCTCGATTGCAACGCCGGCCTTCACATTTCGCGTGCGATTTGACAGCAGTCAACGAGTGCAACAATAGCAACGAAATTGTGTCTACACTAGTCAGCAAAAGTCACGTGCCAATCGGTTCGGGTTTTCGTTTTATTAATTGGTGCCTTTTATGTGCCCCCTTAAAACGAGAATGGTATTAATTTAACCGCTGAAATTAGCATTTTTATGGCTAAGCTAGCTGAGACAAAACAAATTGAGATCAATGGGCAAACCGAGTGTGCCACAAACAAATGTGATATCTATTCAAAACAAAACCCGCCTTCGGTCACATCTGGATCTATAAATGTCCCAATACTGACCATTCGTATATTTTATGGTTCCGATTCTCAAGTCGCAGCTCTGCGGAATGCGTTAAATAAGATCTGCCTATGGATCGGACAAAAGATCGTTATTGGGTCATTTGCATAAACGAGCCGCTGAAAATTTGTCATCTAATTAATTGGCTCgaatttatttaacatttgcatttaaatattcattggGGGCTTTAGTTTGCAGCGTTCTAAAGTATACAAACTTTTCACTGTGGCTTGTGGTTTGATAAATTATCAAACAGCAGACTTCTCTTGTAATCAAGACCATTCAAGGGGTTCTATTTGAATCGGTCTGCGGTAATTTAAATATCATATTATACCGGCTCTAGGCCATATTAATTCGGTTGACGAGGCTATCGTTGACAAGTGGTAGGATAAATGCAACCGCACCTTAAATTATTAATCAACTTCTCACACTCGAAATGCCAGAAGGCATGTAGAGTTGGTAAAGAGAACAAATAGCTTAGCACCCAAGTGACAAAACAATTACAACATTAATTATTAACTAGACACTTTATAAAAAATGGAAAGAGGCAGGCCCTATAAATGTATTACTTCCCGAATGCCTAAGCCCAGTTAATGTTAAGAGCCGAAGTGTAAGCACAAACAAGAAgctgaaaatggaaaagccaCGTTCCTATGAGGACTTCATCTTCATGGCCAACCTGATGTTCAAGACCCTGGGATACGATCTGTTCCATACACCCAGATCCAGGTGGCGCTATCTGCTTGTGCGCGGATATTTCGTTTTGTGCACGATCAACAACTTTTACGAGGCTTCCATGGTGACGAGAAGGATCATTGAGTGGAAATCCTTGACCGGAAGTCCCTCCAAAATTATGCGACAGGGTCTGCACTTCTTTTACATGTTGAGTGCCCAATTGAAATTTGTCACATTTATGATAAATCGCAAACGCCTACTGCAGCTGAGCAATCATTTGAAAGAGTTGTATCCTCATAAAGAGCAAAATCAAAGGAAGTACGAAGTGAATAGATACTACCTATCACGTTCCACGCGATATGTTTTGTACGTGTACTACATTGTAATGGTCGTCATGGCACTGGAACCCCTTGTTCAGTCGTGCATTACGTACCTGATAGGCTTTGGAAAAGCTGAGTTCACCTATAAACGCATTTTTCCCACTCGCCTCACTTTCGATTCCAAAAAACCTTTGGGCTATGTGCTGGCCTACGTGATAGACTTCACCTATAGCCAGTTCATAGTGAATGTAACCCTGGGCACGGATCTGTGGATGATGTGCGTCTCAAGCCAAATATCGATGCACTTGGGCTATCTGGCCAATATGTTAACCTCGTTCCGACCAAGTCCAGAAACGGAACAACAAGATTGCTACTTCTTGGCTAGTATCGTGAAGAGACATCAACTACTGATCAGGTAACTTTATCTAATTGGATTATATTGTTTCATAATAGAATTAGCGACATATTACAGGCTTCAAAAGGACGTGAAATATGTTTTTGGACTTTTATTGGCCTGTAATCTTTTCACCACATCCTGTTTACTTTGCTGCATGGCGTTCTACGGCGTCGTCGAGGGTTTCAATTGGGAGGGCATTTCCTATATGACGCTCTTTGTTAGTGTAGCTGCCCAGTTTTACGTGGTCAGCTCACACGGACAAATGTTAATAGATTGGGTGGGTATAATGTGATGGGTGGTCATGGGACACCTGCTTAAAGTCACTTTTCAGAGTACAAATTTAGCCAAGGCTGCCTATGAAAGCAAGTGGTATGAAGGATCTTTGAGATACAAAAAGGATATACTCATTCTAATGGCACAGGCTCAACGGCCTTTGGAGATTTCAGCCAGGGGAATGTTTATCATATCCCTCGACACCTTTAAAATTGTGAGTATGAGTATGAGTAGAAGTGATTTATTTACAAACTGATTATTCTTTCGTAGTTGATGACCATCACATACCGATTCTTTGCGGTTATACGACAAACTGTagaaaagtaaaaaatctTTTAGGTATATAAGTAGTTATTTCTCATATGAAATTGATGGACTTGCCTATGTATCGTTGACTTTTCTATCAATTTTgttaaaaatgactttatgtctaaaattaaaaaaatacatgTGCTTCTATTACTATATCTGACGGTGCAGATTGCGAAAGCGAATGAACTCAAAGAAGCGAATATTAAAGTGTATTGCAGTAAATATGTGCCCTATGGAATTCGTACTAATATCGTCATAGCCATGGAAAGTATTCCTGTTAAGTACAAAGTAACTATCTTGCTTAGTACTCCCAGCTACCTATTGGCCCTTTTTGAGTTGGGAGACGTTGCTAAAGAAATGGGTCCCAGCTTCAGGAGCACCTCATCAATCAGTGAGGAGCTTTCAATTTACGGAATCAAGTCAAAAACGAAACCCGAGTATGAACAGGGATACTTTGCCAATTTAAGCGCTACTTTTTGGTCGGTCAGTGATAAGGTTCTTACGCTTCAGGGTCGAATAAAATTAAAGAGGATCTACGAGATTAAAGTATCCATTCCCATTGAAGTAAGTCTGCCATTGCGTTGTTCTCCGCAATTGACAACGCTAAAGTGTTCAGATCCCCTATCGCCACGAAAAGTTCTGATTACTCGTGGCATTTTGATCAATGCCCTATTTCTGGAATCCTGTAACCTGCCAGTGAGGGCTACATATCACTGGAGTCTAAGAGATTTTGTTGGTTTAAGTGAGTAGTTCAGTGTACCAAATCATCTTTTCTATCCATCCTTTCCACAGCACAGTTTGCATCATATACCACGGATGGTCCTTTCATTAATATTCCGGCATTTACAATGAGGTTTCCCACTTCCTATGAACCCTGGCGCGATTTGTATCTTTTACAAGTGGAAGGAAGTGTTAATGGTTTGCAATTTGCAGCTCGATGTTACCTAAAATCGATTATGGGTAATGTGGAGGCCATCATTCTTGGTGGTCAAAATAGACTGGCCCAACAAAGTGAAACGATTTGGATGAACGGATCCCTGAGCTACGATTTCTCTAAAAGAAGAGGGGATATCCAGTTTTCAAATTACAATTGGAATTGTTATTCTGCTGATGACATAGACAACCCATTTTGCCATCGGAACATATCGTCGGGTGAGATGCTTAATCAAATGATAAATATGagcattattttaatttttttaatagttgCGGTATTTTCTATTCCTGCCAAATCCTTTAAAAGTGGCTGCAGATATACCTTTCGTTTGCAAGTTTTCCGAGATGGCAATCCGAATGTTTCATCccaaaaaatgcaagcaatcaCTGTGGTAGAACATAAAATACTAGAAGTAACAATAGAATGTGTAAGGAATTGCAGGAACGATTTCTTTACTCCTAGCTCAAAGATTCATCTAAGATCTATGTGCGCCAATTGCAGAGGTCAACTTGTCAGATACAAATGGTTTGTTGATGGTCAGCTGCTGGTCACCAGTCGAGATTTAGCATTGTACATACGATCTGCACCAAAAGAAATCCGGATTAAGCTCATTGTTTATTCAAAATATGGGATCTATGGCCGAAAGGTCAAAACCCTGGTTAAAAATACGGGTCCCAGAGGCGGGGTATGTTCGGTTTATCCAAAGCAAGGTTACGAGGCAATCACGCCGTTCTATCCATGCTGCCAAAACTTCGTATCCTTGAATGGTCCCAAGGAATATTGGTATTATGCCGGCTCAGTTCTGGTCGGTAGTTGTGTGGACTGCAACTGCGAGGTTTATTTACCTGTTACCAGTTCCATAAAGGTGCTCGTATGTGATGTAGCATGGGCATGCCGCGCCACTTATATGGAGGTTAAGATCATTCCCCTGAGACGTATTCCACAAACTATCCATGGCCTGCTGGAGAAAGGACTTATGAATCGGCACTTGCAAACCATTCAATCTGCAGCATCCCACTTAACTAAAGCGGAATCTGGATTAAATCTGACCAGAAATCTTACTAACATTACTTTCCAGTCGCGCAGTTCGCTCGCAAGATTGGCTAACCTTACCTTAACTCTGGCACATCGCTTGTATTTCGTCGACGAGCAAAAGGAATCTCTACTCACGAGAATGGTCAAGATAATTAATAACAACTTTGAGCAAATAAACAGGAAAGAGGGAGAAACGTTTCTTGCGGAAAAGCCATTTGATAACTTAAGACTAGCTTGCAGAGAAGTATATGAAATAATCAAAAGGCTGTGCAAAAAGACTCCTCGTCCCCCAATGTCAGTTTACGATCAATACTATCCGGCATTTTCAACTGGAAAATTGGATCAGTCCCTTGTCGAAAAATTAGTGGATAAGACCCAAAAGCTCGCAAAAGATAAATCAAATACTCCGTGGGTTATGTGGCTGAACTCTACGTGGGAAATGGAGCGCCTGTATCGTCATTTAAACTATCATCGCGGTATTTATCGATCCGATATTATTGACCCAAGAAAGGAAATGTCCAAAGGAGTTGCACTGGAAGTTCAATGTTTCGACACTTTTCCCAAGAAAATCGTTCGAGTACTTTCAAGTGATAAGATTCATATGGTTCTCTTCTCCCGAGCAGTTTTGAAGGAAGTTCTTAAGACGGACGAGG carries:
- the LOC6608829 gene encoding cuticle protein AM1239 — protein: MSLKLFSCLFVLTLAAIACEGQPQYNPYLRNPYYRDLYYRNRDLYNLRRFYDGFYKKYNPYIAAAQARIVEQNNDANYGAGSYSYNYETENGIHGEERGVPVNIGNQQQEEQVEGAYSFITPEGLRVGVKYLADANGFRPVITYDGVNSAFYAGQPAPANVVYTKH
- the LOC6608830 gene encoding odorant receptor 49a isoform X2; this encodes MEKPRSYEDFIFMANLMFKTLGYDLFHTPRSRWRYLLVRGYFVLCTINNFYEASMVTRRIIEWKSLTGSPSKIMRQGLHFFYMLSAQLKFVTFMINRKRLLQLSNHLKELYPHKEQNQRKYEVNRYYLSRSTRYVLYVYYIVMVVMALEPLVQSCITYLIGFGKAEFTYKRIFPTRLTFDSKKPLGYVLAYVIDFTYSQFIVNVTLGTDLWMMCVSSQISMHLGYLANMLTSFRPSPETEQQDCYFLASIVKRHQLLISDILQASKGREICFWTFIGL
- the LOC6608830 gene encoding odorant receptor 49a isoform X1, translating into MEKPRSYEDFIFMANLMFKTLGYDLFHTPRSRWRYLLVRGYFVLCTINNFYEASMVTRRIIEWKSLTGSPSKIMRQGLHFFYMLSAQLKFVTFMINRKRLLQLSNHLKELYPHKEQNQRKYEVNRYYLSRSTRYVLYVYYIVMVVMALEPLVQSCITYLIGFGKAEFTYKRIFPTRLTFDSKKPLGYVLAYVIDFTYSQFIVNVTLGTDLWMMCVSSQISMHLGYLANMLTSFRPSPETEQQDCYFLASIVKRHQLLIRLQKDVKYVFGLLLACNLFTTSCLLCCMAFYGVVEGFNWEGISYMTLFVSVAAQFYVVSSHGQMLIDWSTNLAKAAYESKWYEGSLRYKKDILILMAQAQRPLEISARGMFIISLDTFKILMTITYRFFAVIRQTVEK
- the LOC6608831 gene encoding uncharacterized protein LOC6608831 isoform X1, translated to MRFPTSYEPWRDLYLLQVEGSVNGLQFAARCYLKSIMGNVEAIILGGQNRLAQQSETIWMNGSLSYDFSKRRGDIQFSNYNWNCYSADDIDNPFCHRNISSVAVFSIPAKSFKSGCRYTFRLQVFRDGNPNVSSQKMQAITVVEHKILEVTIECVRNCRNDFFTPSSKIHLRSMCANCRGQLVRYKWFVDGQLLVTSRDLALYIRSAPKEIRIKLIVYSKYGIYGRKVKTLVKNTGPRGGVCSVYPKQGYEAITPFYPCCQNFVSLNGPKEYWYYAGSVLVGSCVDCNCEVYLPVTSSIKVLVCDVAWACRATYMEVKIIPLRRIPQTIHGLLEKGLMNRHLQTIQSAASHLTKAESGLNLTRNLTNITFQSRSSLARLANLTLTLAHRLYFVDEQKESLLTRMVKIINNNFEQINRKEGETFLAEKPFDNLRLACREVYEIIKRLCKKTPRPPMSVYDQYYPAFSTGKLDQSLVEKLVDKTQKLAKDKSNTPWVMWLNSTWEMERLYRHLNYHRGIYRSDIIDPRKEMSKGVALEVQCFDTFPKKIVRVLSSDKIHMVLFSRAVLKEVLKTDEGRVCLKLVSMKLKLNWWYPINKKPSTLVLSVRIYQREDNFTVQIPLNRSQIHMKTFITYDPEVDTGIRNSLTSSRRSPRAIRFSSTEIKNCLREGTLQTRQEVRMYRMVLMEHTLLAVHFTTSTHKLQVVLRTKHKPSVREISNSKCTIPALTTNATLLLRNNCHKADRAYIALRLYSDTSMGKADNSPIPNGPARFAFVFQIRSCDTWHYSASLDNQKWLHYGCYPTMDLSVEKGIRCTCTVLGTYTDYLYYIPGVEVPIGVFQAATLSILIILLYLAVLLIILLWILWLYKYRNKLPSKTILFPKFELDDESMGELHDVMISLRTGGRINSGTTASVHLSFLGQSQPVRHIAIKQDPENIFLKPNTTLYIWVRTRDIRIPTKVMVYHNNAGRFPRWFLRRIEVTDIQTGQTQVFLARKWLEKGSLLMSSTLIYRQGDVRMFDVWKNRFLISFEMYWINWSLWQPVTGSWRESVHYPRMSRAKRFCEFICKLLVNYTICASFFGVTTSENLHVMRSLFLNYKDIIILTMICSFVDLILQTMFDLVNYKFG